In Propionispora hippei DSM 15287, the sequence ATATCATGATGCCCAAGGTGGATGGCATGAGAGCTCTGCAAGCTATCCGTGATTTGGAAAAGCAAAAGGGCGTAGCCGAGGCAGATCAGACCAAAATTATTATGATCACGGCCTTGCACGACACCGAGTACGTCCGTAATTCCTTCCAAAAAGGCTGTGAGGCGTATGCGGCAAAACCGATAAATACGGAGAAGCTGATTGAAGTCATGCGGCAACTGGGACTGCAGGTATAAAGAAAGCGGTTGACAGTATCTTACTGTCAACCGCTTTCTTTATGCAGGCTGTTGAAGAACCCCATGGTTTGGGAAAGATCTAAGCCATGGGGGTTTCTATTAGACAAAACAAAAGGAAAACCATCACTAAGTAGACTCAAAAAGAAAAGATTGCCGATACCTACGCCAGTCTGGCGAGGTGATTGGCAA encodes:
- a CDS encoding response regulator, yielding MKILIAEDDLASRKYLDKILSQYGECDLTVNGMEAVEAFLMAWDVGDPYDLICLDIMMPKVDGMRALQAIRDLEKQKGVAEADQTKIIMITALHDTEYVRNSFQKGCEAYAAKPINTEKLIEVMRQLGLQV